The following proteins are co-located in the Luteolibacter rhizosphaerae genome:
- a CDS encoding OBAP family protein: MKTFLPILVLTVPVLLALSCKESPEDKAHAGGEDKRGKTKLLEAGAEALQSEAPLKSIHAHVCGFHFYNGDIKRQVTAHHYCSHLGEEIMQCVIYDTDKPDAKLIGIEYIITAKLFEGLDPEEKKLWHSHVHEVQSGQLIAPRIPAVAEKQLMKHLVGTYGKTWHTWQVDRGDELPLGIPQLMMGFTKDGQAESGLIKSRDEGYGISSDEKKRDRSDIPAPQILPGANNWESGEAVQLESRTIPAK; encoded by the coding sequence CCGGAAGACAAAGCGCATGCGGGGGGCGAAGATAAACGCGGAAAAACCAAGCTCCTGGAAGCCGGTGCGGAGGCGCTCCAGTCGGAAGCTCCCCTCAAATCGATCCATGCCCATGTCTGCGGGTTCCACTTTTACAACGGCGACATCAAGCGCCAGGTGACAGCCCATCACTACTGCTCGCACCTGGGGGAAGAGATCATGCAGTGCGTTATCTATGATACCGACAAGCCTGACGCAAAACTGATCGGCATCGAGTATATCATCACCGCCAAGCTTTTTGAAGGCCTTGATCCGGAAGAAAAGAAGCTGTGGCACAGCCATGTTCACGAGGTGCAATCGGGCCAGCTGATCGCTCCACGAATTCCGGCGGTAGCCGAGAAACAGCTGATGAAACACCTGGTTGGCACTTATGGAAAGACCTGGCACACGTGGCAAGTTGACCGCGGGGACGAGTTACCGCTTGGTATTCCGCAACTCATGATGGGCTTCACGAAGGATGGGCAGGCGGAATCCGGTCTCATCAAGTCGCGTGACGAGGGTTATGGAATTTCGTCGGACGAGAAGAAGAGGGATCGCTCGGACATTCCCGCGCCGCAGATACTTCCCGGTGCCAACAACTGGGAATCGGGGGAAGCAGTCCAACTGGAATCGCGAACGATACCAGCGAAGTGA
- a CDS encoding glucose 1-dehydrogenase — translation MANQSKDNEKKALRPAQEQEHQPGREGEMRPTPHSENSELKVSGRLAGRVALITGGDSGIGRAVAMSFAREGADVAIIYLEEEEDARETARLVEQKGRRCLFHRCDIRVKSRCEDAVATTMEAFGKLDILVNNAAEQHPQPCITDISEDQLEKTFQTNIFALFYLTSAALPHLESSEHPAVVNTTSVTAYRGSPELLDYSATKGAIVAFTRSLAGQLAKKKIRVNAVAPGPIWTPLIPATFPAEKVATFGSDVPLGRAGEPWECAECFVSLASAAASYITGQVLHPNGGEIING, via the coding sequence ATGGCGAATCAATCCAAAGACAACGAGAAGAAGGCCCTTCGTCCAGCGCAGGAGCAGGAGCACCAACCCGGACGGGAAGGGGAGATGCGTCCGACGCCGCACAGCGAGAACTCCGAACTGAAGGTAAGCGGGCGGCTCGCAGGGCGGGTGGCGCTCATTACTGGCGGCGACTCGGGAATCGGGCGTGCCGTAGCGATGTCTTTCGCGCGAGAAGGTGCTGACGTGGCGATCATTTATCTCGAAGAAGAAGAGGACGCCCGCGAAACCGCCAGGCTGGTCGAACAAAAGGGTCGACGGTGCCTGTTCCATCGGTGCGACATCCGAGTGAAATCCCGGTGCGAGGATGCGGTTGCTACGACTATGGAGGCCTTTGGAAAGTTGGACATTCTTGTGAACAATGCAGCGGAGCAGCATCCGCAGCCCTGCATCACCGATATTTCCGAGGACCAGTTGGAGAAGACCTTTCAGACCAACATTTTCGCACTCTTTTATCTGACCTCGGCGGCGCTGCCGCACCTCGAGTCATCTGAGCACCCGGCGGTTGTCAACACTACCTCCGTCACTGCCTACCGCGGGAGCCCGGAGCTGCTGGATTACTCCGCCACCAAAGGGGCGATCGTTGCGTTTACCAGGTCCCTCGCCGGACAACTGGCCAAGAAAAAGATCCGCGTCAATGCCGTCGCGCCCGGACCGATCTGGACCCCTCTGATCCCGGCCACCTTTCCCGCGGAGAAGGTCGCGACTTTCGGTTCAGACGTGCCTCTGGGGCGCGCCGGCGAACCGTGGGAATGTGCGGAATGCTTCGTGTCCTTGGCAAGCGCGGCCGCCAGCTACATAACGGGGCAAGTCCTGCATCCCAATGGCGGGGAAATCATCAACGGCTGA
- a CDS encoding zinc-dependent alcohol dehydrogenase, translated as MLAMDYRGARRVRAQQKPMPEIQHPRDVIVRVTRSCICGSDLHLYNGAVPDTRVGTTFGHEFTGIVEDTGGAITSLKRGDHVLVPFNIACGQCAFCLEGLFGNCHESNPGATAVGGIFGYSHTTGGHQGGQAEYVRVPFADVGPMIIPPDIEPDNAVMLTDVVPTGYQAAEMAGIQPGDTVVVFGAGPIGIMAARCAWLFGAGRVIVVDELDYRLDFARQYAPCEVHNFHTMKDPVLFIKKATGLGADVCIDAVGAEAAGRAMQSVLGRKLKLQGGSSTALHWAINSVRKGGVVSVVGVYGPTATMVPFGNVVNKGITIRANQASVKRLLPRLVEHVRSGIIDPKALITHRFSLEDVSNAYRIFSSKLDGCIKPLLIPPTAE; from the coding sequence ATGTTAGCTATGGATTACAGGGGAGCCCGGCGGGTTCGTGCCCAGCAGAAGCCAATGCCCGAGATCCAGCATCCGCGCGATGTAATCGTGCGCGTCACACGTTCCTGCATCTGCGGTTCGGATCTCCATCTCTACAACGGCGCAGTTCCCGACACACGGGTGGGAACCACCTTCGGTCACGAATTCACCGGTATTGTGGAAGACACCGGCGGTGCCATCACTAGCCTCAAGCGTGGCGACCACGTTCTTGTCCCCTTCAATATCGCGTGCGGACAATGCGCGTTCTGCCTGGAGGGGCTCTTCGGAAATTGCCATGAATCCAACCCGGGGGCCACGGCTGTCGGAGGGATTTTCGGATACTCTCACACCACGGGAGGGCATCAGGGAGGTCAGGCCGAGTATGTTAGGGTTCCATTTGCGGACGTGGGTCCGATGATTATCCCACCCGACATCGAACCGGACAATGCTGTGATGCTCACCGACGTCGTCCCTACGGGATATCAGGCGGCCGAGATGGCAGGCATCCAACCGGGTGACACCGTCGTTGTTTTCGGCGCCGGTCCCATCGGAATCATGGCTGCCCGGTGCGCATGGCTTTTCGGAGCGGGCCGGGTGATCGTGGTAGACGAGTTGGATTATCGTCTCGATTTCGCCCGCCAGTATGCCCCCTGCGAGGTCCATAATTTCCATACAATGAAAGATCCGGTGCTGTTCATCAAAAAGGCCACCGGTCTAGGGGCGGACGTTTGCATCGACGCGGTAGGAGCGGAAGCAGCAGGGCGCGCAATGCAAAGTGTTCTCGGGCGCAAGCTGAAGCTCCAAGGGGGATCGTCCACGGCCCTCCACTGGGCGATCAACTCGGTCCGCAAAGGGGGCGTCGTTTCCGTCGTGGGTGTCTACGGGCCAACGGCCACCATGGTGCCGTTTGGAAACGTGGTAAATAAAGGAATCACGATCCGCGCAAATCAGGCCTCCGTGAAACGGCTCCTCCCAAGATTGGTTGAGCACGTGAGATCGGGGATCATCGATCCGAAGGCCCTGATCACCCACCGGTTTTCTTTGGAGGATGTTTCCAACGCCTACCGGATTTTCTCGAGTAAACTCGATGGATGCATCAAGCCGCTACTTATCCCACCCACCGCCGAATAA
- a CDS encoding cysteine hydrolase family protein produces the protein MKCALLLIDVINDMDFPGGERLLKRALPAAQRLSSLRNRARAAGIPIIYVNDNFGRWNSDFQSQIRRCVSTGSTGKDVVSLLMPEEEDYFVLKPKHSGFYSSSLEVLLNFLAIDTLILSGFAADICVLYTANDAYMRDYHLIIASDCVASETDEGTNIALDHMNERLRAEVVLGANIDLRLCKEAPEAERTERAR, from the coding sequence ATGAAATGCGCGCTTTTGCTTATCGACGTCATCAATGACATGGACTTCCCCGGTGGCGAAAGGCTTTTGAAACGTGCACTGCCCGCGGCACAAAGGCTGTCGTCACTCCGGAACCGCGCGCGCGCCGCCGGCATTCCGATTATATACGTGAATGATAATTTCGGACGGTGGAATTCCGATTTCCAGTCGCAAATCCGCCGCTGTGTTTCAACCGGATCTACGGGAAAGGACGTGGTATCGCTTCTGATGCCTGAAGAGGAGGACTACTTCGTCCTCAAACCTAAACACTCCGGCTTCTACTCGTCCTCCCTCGAGGTGCTGTTGAACTTCCTCGCAATCGATACCTTGATCTTGAGCGGCTTCGCAGCCGATATTTGCGTTCTTTATACGGCGAACGATGCCTACATGAGGGACTATCACTTGATCATCGCCAGCGACTGCGTCGCGTCTGAGACGGACGAAGGCACTAATATCGCACTGGATCACATGAACGAGAGGCTGAGGGCCGAAGTCGTTTTGGGGGCGAATATCGACTTGAGGTTGTGCAAGGAGGCTCCTGAGGCCGAACGCACTGAGCGAGCCCGCTGA
- a CDS encoding ferritin-like domain-containing protein, translated as MKTAQNDIADWLRDAHAMEANLADMLKGQVEHLGDYPELQAGVAAHAEESLRHAQMVEAALTSLGEDTSSLKDGVAKLSGKLSPLGIGMASDAPVKIVLSNYAAEHFEIACYRSLEAAAEGAGFTEIAETCRAILGDEERMAATLEPLIPQITRTHLSARA; from the coding sequence ATGAAAACCGCACAGAACGACATTGCCGACTGGCTTAGAGATGCACATGCCATGGAAGCCAACCTTGCTGATATGCTCAAAGGCCAGGTGGAGCACTTAGGTGATTACCCGGAGCTTCAGGCCGGTGTCGCCGCCCACGCCGAGGAGTCCCTCCGCCACGCCCAAATGGTGGAAGCAGCATTGACCTCCCTCGGGGAGGATACCAGCAGCCTCAAGGATGGAGTGGCAAAACTATCGGGAAAATTGAGTCCCTTGGGCATTGGCATGGCCTCGGATGCTCCCGTTAAGATTGTCCTCTCAAACTACGCTGCTGAACATTTCGAGATCGCCTGTTACAGATCGCTCGAGGCTGCCGCCGAGGGGGCGGGGTTTACCGAGATCGCAGAGACATGCCGTGCGATTCTGGGCGACGAGGAACGAATGGCTGCGACATTGGAACCCCTCATTCCTCAGATCACTCGCACTCACCTCTCAGCTCGTGCCTGA
- a CDS encoding manganese catalase family protein, with amino-acid sequence MFYHAQKLINPIVADEPDPSAANALQEGLGGQFGEMRTMMQYLFQSFNFRGDGKAYHDLIQGIAIEEISHVELISKTISRLLDGAPEYHGKKFDVPGKGGAATMEMAKEQQNPHHFIVGAQGALPVDAAGNPWCGSYVHCNGNLILDLLDNLVLESTGRLQKCRIYQMSKNKTLRATVAFLIARDEAHEMAFAKALETLGVDWAKILPIPKFDSSKYPEVKKLIDAGINREQYHFRLDGSQMAAIFSGPAPANDGTELITLAEPKQSYPDPGAPERPEEFAPGLDPELQALADALVEVKVKIQKSAKESKE; translated from the coding sequence ATGTTCTACCACGCTCAAAAATTAATCAATCCTATCGTTGCAGACGAACCCGACCCGTCAGCGGCGAACGCTCTTCAAGAGGGCCTTGGAGGTCAGTTCGGCGAGATGCGCACAATGATGCAGTATCTATTCCAGAGCTTCAACTTCCGGGGAGATGGGAAGGCCTACCACGACCTGATCCAAGGAATTGCCATCGAGGAAATCAGTCACGTGGAGTTGATCTCCAAAACTATTTCCCGGTTGCTTGATGGGGCGCCGGAATACCATGGCAAAAAATTTGATGTCCCCGGTAAGGGCGGCGCGGCAACCATGGAGATGGCGAAGGAGCAACAAAATCCCCATCATTTCATCGTCGGTGCCCAAGGTGCGCTCCCTGTAGACGCGGCTGGCAATCCTTGGTGTGGAAGCTATGTCCATTGTAACGGGAACCTAATCCTCGATCTCCTCGACAACCTTGTGCTGGAATCCACGGGGCGCCTTCAAAAGTGCCGCATCTACCAAATGTCTAAAAACAAGACCCTGCGCGCCACGGTGGCATTCCTGATCGCACGGGACGAAGCCCATGAGATGGCTTTCGCAAAAGCGCTGGAGACGCTTGGGGTCGACTGGGCCAAGATCCTGCCGATTCCGAAATTCGATTCCTCGAAGTATCCCGAGGTCAAGAAGCTGATCGATGCAGGCATTAACCGTGAGCAGTATCACTTCCGGTTGGACGGGTCTCAAATGGCAGCGATTTTCAGCGGTCCGGCTCCGGCGAATGACGGCACGGAGCTTATTACTCTTGCTGAGCCCAAACAATCCTATCCCGACCCCGGAGCTCCGGAACGCCCGGAAGAGTTCGCCCCCGGACTCGATCCAGAGTTGCAGGCTTTGGCTGACGCGCTTGTAGAGGTAAAGGTTAAGATTCAAAAGTCCGCAAAGGAGTCGAAGGAATGA
- a CDS encoding Ku protein, protein MRTGLRKKQSHRAECITENLRRLKRLRSKGPSCNATTIRHDLRDRNPMARSIWKGAIAFGLVNIPVGLTSAEEPEAEVGLHMVDKKNNARIRYKKVNAETDEEVPWDRIVKGYEHEEGHYVLFDDKELDSVQPELTKTIEIKQFVDLADIEPLLYEKPYYLEPEKRGMKAYALLRETLRQTGKAGISRVVIRTKEYLAAMFVRDDVIVLELMRFPDEVKPASKLDLPSSKDSKFEPSKKELELAKNLVDQMTEEWNPEDHHDEYQAKLMEYIDEKIKKGASAAVKGGDREKEGSVTASNTIDLAAYLERSILGGKGSKSGGVAPAKKSAAKKAAKKLPKKASAKKAAKKSA, encoded by the coding sequence GTGAGAACGGGGCTTCGCAAAAAACAATCTCACCGTGCGGAGTGCATCACCGAAAACTTAAGAAGGCTGAAACGCCTGCGCTCCAAAGGGCCATCCTGTAATGCCACCACCATCCGGCATGATCTGCGCGACAGGAATCCGATGGCGCGATCTATTTGGAAAGGGGCAATCGCTTTCGGTCTCGTAAACATCCCGGTGGGTCTGACCAGTGCCGAGGAGCCTGAAGCGGAGGTCGGCCTTCATATGGTCGATAAGAAGAACAACGCCAGGATCCGGTATAAGAAGGTGAATGCTGAAACTGATGAGGAGGTGCCTTGGGACCGGATTGTGAAAGGCTATGAGCATGAAGAGGGGCACTATGTCCTCTTCGATGACAAGGAGCTTGATTCAGTGCAGCCGGAGCTGACGAAAACCATCGAGATCAAACAGTTCGTCGACCTTGCCGATATCGAGCCGTTGCTTTACGAAAAGCCTTATTACCTGGAGCCGGAGAAGCGTGGTATGAAAGCGTACGCCCTGCTGCGCGAAACACTTCGGCAGACCGGCAAGGCAGGGATTTCCCGTGTGGTGATCCGGACCAAGGAATACCTTGCCGCGATGTTCGTTCGTGACGACGTCATCGTCCTCGAACTTATGCGCTTTCCCGACGAGGTGAAGCCAGCCTCCAAGCTCGATTTACCATCAAGTAAGGATTCAAAATTCGAGCCCTCCAAGAAGGAGTTGGAGCTTGCGAAGAATCTCGTCGACCAAATGACCGAGGAGTGGAACCCGGAGGACCACCACGACGAGTATCAGGCCAAGCTGATGGAGTACATCGATGAAAAGATTAAAAAAGGTGCGAGTGCCGCGGTGAAAGGCGGAGATCGCGAGAAGGAAGGATCGGTCACCGCGAGTAACACCATCGATCTTGCCGCTTACCTAGAGCGAAGCATCTTGGGCGGGAAAGGCTCCAAGAGCGGCGGTGTGGCACCCGCCAAAAAATCAGCGGCCAAGAAGGCGGCTAAAAAACTGCCGAAGAAAGCGTCCGCGAAGAAGGCAGCAAAGAAGTCCGCGTGA
- the ligD gene encoding DNA ligase D, with translation MKIATFNVNGVNGRLPVLLRWLQEAKPDVVCLQELKASHEKFPISAIRDAGYGAVWQGQKSWNGVAILARGSEPLETRRGLPGDPDDTHSRYLEAAVDGLLVGCLYLPNGNPAPGAKFEYKLRWFDRLLEHAHGLLCRDLPIVLAGDYNVMPTELDVYKPEKWVDDALFRPEVRECFRKLVDQGWADAIRALHPDERIYTFWDYLRNAYGRNAGLRLDHLLLSPKLATRLVRAEVDKEVRGWEKASDHAPVWIELGKAKVRAKAQKKAAARRAKTKDSEQSEAASPLGKYKAKRNFAKTPEPGPQIGDASGRSFVVQEHHARRHHFDFRLEIDGVLVSWAVPKGIPEDLVAKRLAVHVEDHPLEYGKFEGVIPEGNYGAGTVAIWDKGTWEPMDKGWRKDFAKGTLKFHLRGDRLSGPYLLARMKEEPNWMLKKLEPSTHPQPSFEAERETPRYVAPQLAQVVSTVPAGRDVVHELKFDGYRLIVVKHRGQLTVYTRNGHDWTDKFRPLAKHLTAVSKKDFILDGEAVVWDEKGRSNFGDLQAALKGRPNEISFVAFDLLHFDGFNLRDLPLAERQKRLAEVVGEEGTVKRSTTWSPEMGADLYRQACKLGLEGIITKKLSGTYKPGDRRDWTKSKCRPRQEFIVCGYTPPKSSLPGFSSLVLGTFENGKLVPRGKVGTGFTEDDRREYLALLKPLKTSKPAFPFDEEVIWLKPIKVAEVVFAEITRDGSVRQASFVAFREDKSPDEVHMDAVQTATADGKGAKVAGIAISNPDRMVFPGDGVAKLEVAKYYERVGELMLPFVANRPLALLRAPAGITGELFFQKSFTTHIPDGVKQAKLPDGDDIFFIKDVKGLVSLAQFSAIEFHPWGAPLKNVEKPDFLTWDLDPEESVPWKEVLGAALLLRDFLRERDLETVVKTSGGKGLHIMLHLKPNHDWTVMKPFAKAVASAVAAFNPSRFTVTSTKSKRTGRIYIDWMRNGRGATCIAPWGLRARPGATVSMPINWAQLPELAKAGFTIHQPPEYPKEWEQLQPHTIPMALLKDLGVA, from the coding sequence ATGAAAATCGCGACCTTCAACGTCAACGGGGTCAACGGACGTCTGCCGGTACTGCTGCGTTGGCTCCAAGAAGCGAAGCCGGACGTGGTGTGCCTTCAGGAATTGAAGGCGTCACACGAAAAGTTCCCGATCTCGGCGATCCGGGACGCCGGCTATGGCGCTGTATGGCAGGGCCAGAAGAGCTGGAACGGCGTTGCGATCCTAGCGCGCGGATCCGAACCCCTTGAGACCCGCAGAGGGCTGCCCGGCGATCCGGACGACACTCACAGCCGATATCTGGAAGCGGCCGTGGACGGGCTGCTCGTGGGATGTCTTTACCTGCCGAACGGTAACCCTGCCCCCGGGGCGAAGTTCGAATACAAGCTCCGGTGGTTCGACCGGCTGCTTGAACACGCCCACGGACTTCTCTGTCGGGATCTGCCGATTGTCCTGGCGGGGGACTACAACGTGATGCCCACGGAGTTGGATGTCTACAAGCCGGAGAAGTGGGTTGATGACGCACTGTTCCGGCCGGAGGTCCGCGAGTGTTTTCGAAAGCTGGTCGACCAAGGATGGGCCGATGCGATTCGCGCTCTCCATCCCGACGAGCGGATCTACACGTTTTGGGACTACCTGCGGAATGCCTATGGCCGCAACGCCGGACTTCGGCTCGATCACCTCCTGCTCAGCCCCAAGCTCGCGACTCGGCTGGTAAGAGCGGAAGTAGACAAAGAGGTGCGTGGTTGGGAGAAGGCAAGCGATCACGCACCGGTGTGGATCGAACTCGGGAAGGCGAAAGTCCGAGCGAAAGCGCAAAAGAAGGCCGCAGCGAGGCGCGCGAAGACGAAGGACTCGGAGCAGTCCGAGGCTGCGTCTCCGCTGGGCAAGTACAAGGCGAAGCGGAACTTCGCAAAAACGCCGGAGCCCGGCCCTCAGATCGGGGATGCCTCAGGTCGCTCATTCGTGGTGCAAGAACATCACGCGCGGCGGCATCATTTCGACTTCCGGCTTGAGATTGACGGCGTTCTCGTGAGTTGGGCGGTCCCGAAGGGTATTCCCGAAGATCTCGTTGCGAAGCGCCTTGCCGTCCACGTTGAGGACCATCCGCTGGAATATGGGAAGTTCGAGGGCGTGATCCCTGAAGGTAACTATGGTGCCGGCACGGTGGCGATCTGGGACAAGGGGACGTGGGAGCCGATGGACAAGGGATGGCGGAAGGACTTCGCGAAGGGCACTCTGAAGTTCCATCTCCGGGGTGATCGCTTGAGCGGCCCCTACTTGCTTGCCCGGATGAAGGAGGAACCGAATTGGATGCTGAAGAAGCTGGAGCCCTCCACGCATCCGCAGCCCAGCTTTGAAGCCGAGCGGGAGACGCCGCGGTATGTAGCTCCCCAGCTGGCGCAGGTCGTATCCACAGTTCCCGCCGGCCGCGACGTCGTCCACGAACTCAAATTCGACGGGTATCGGCTGATCGTCGTCAAGCACCGTGGCCAGCTGACGGTCTACACCCGCAATGGTCACGACTGGACCGACAAGTTCCGCCCTCTCGCGAAGCACCTGACAGCAGTCTCTAAGAAGGATTTCATCCTCGATGGAGAGGCTGTCGTCTGGGACGAGAAGGGGCGAAGCAATTTCGGAGATCTCCAAGCGGCCCTTAAGGGGCGTCCCAATGAGATATCCTTCGTTGCCTTCGACCTCCTGCACTTCGACGGCTTCAACTTGCGGGACTTGCCGCTTGCCGAACGGCAGAAGCGCTTGGCGGAGGTGGTCGGCGAAGAAGGGACGGTGAAACGCTCCACCACCTGGTCTCCTGAAATGGGTGCCGATCTCTACAGGCAGGCTTGCAAGCTGGGACTGGAGGGCATCATCACCAAGAAACTGAGTGGAACCTACAAGCCCGGCGACCGGCGGGACTGGACGAAATCAAAATGCCGTCCCCGCCAGGAGTTCATCGTGTGCGGCTATACGCCACCTAAAAGCTCATTGCCGGGGTTTTCATCGCTGGTCCTCGGGACATTTGAAAACGGGAAGCTTGTTCCTCGTGGCAAGGTCGGCACCGGGTTCACTGAGGATGACCGGCGGGAATATTTGGCATTGTTGAAGCCGCTCAAGACCAGCAAGCCCGCGTTCCCGTTTGATGAGGAGGTGATTTGGCTGAAGCCCATCAAGGTTGCAGAGGTGGTGTTTGCCGAGATCACCCGGGATGGATCCGTGCGACAGGCTTCGTTCGTTGCATTTCGGGAGGACAAGAGCCCGGATGAGGTCCACATGGATGCGGTCCAGACCGCGACTGCTGACGGCAAGGGGGCGAAGGTGGCCGGGATCGCGATCAGCAATCCGGACCGGATGGTCTTTCCCGGCGACGGGGTGGCCAAGCTGGAGGTCGCCAAGTATTACGAGCGGGTTGGAGAGCTGATGCTCCCCTTTGTGGCCAACCGGCCTCTCGCGTTGTTGCGGGCACCGGCGGGAATTACAGGCGAACTGTTCTTCCAAAAGTCGTTCACCACCCACATACCCGACGGGGTGAAGCAGGCGAAGTTACCGGATGGCGACGACATCTTCTTCATCAAAGACGTGAAAGGCCTGGTCTCACTCGCGCAGTTCAGCGCCATCGAATTTCATCCGTGGGGTGCTCCTCTCAAGAATGTGGAGAAGCCTGACTTCCTGACGTGGGACCTGGATCCCGAGGAGTCCGTTCCGTGGAAGGAAGTGCTCGGCGCAGCGTTGCTGCTGCGCGACTTTCTTCGGGAGCGGGATCTCGAAACCGTTGTGAAGACCTCAGGGGGGAAGGGGCTTCACATCATGCTTCACCTGAAGCCGAACCACGATTGGACAGTGATGAAACCGTTTGCCAAGGCCGTTGCATCTGCCGTGGCAGCCTTCAATCCTTCGCGATTCACGGTCACCTCGACCAAGTCCAAACGGACCGGCCGAATCTACATCGACTGGATGCGGAACGGGCGCGGAGCGACATGCATCGCCCCATGGGGCCTTCGCGCCAGACCGGGCGCAACAGTCTCCATGCCCATCAATTGGGCCCAGTTGCCTGAGTTGGCGAAGGCCGGATTTACGATACACCAGCCGCCGGAGTACCCGAAAGAATGGGAACAGCTCCAGCCCCACACCATCCCGATGGCGCTGCTGAAAGACCTTGGGGTCGCTTGA
- a CDS encoding DUF3606 domain-containing protein, whose product MSDDKSKTGGPDRERINTNEDYEVRNWSKKLGVTPDQLKDAVKKVGPMVDDVRRELGK is encoded by the coding sequence ATGTCAGACGACAAATCCAAAACAGGTGGGCCCGATCGGGAGCGGATCAACACGAACGAAGACTACGAGGTCCGCAACTGGTCGAAGAAGCTCGGGGTAACGCCTGACCAGCTCAAGGACGCGGTCAAGAAGGTCGGGCCGATGGTGGACGACGTCAGGCGGGAACTTGGTAAGTAG